One Caretta caretta isolate rCarCar2 chromosome 6, rCarCar1.hap1, whole genome shotgun sequence genomic region harbors:
- the RIOX1 gene encoding ribosomal oxygenase 1: MEAAARVSALWVYRSAAGPGLSVSLRSRRIKKRPKQSKRGVPGDCPAPAGPGKGEQLGAPLPGRGAAGGKLGRSRKGKQREGYLAPMQSQTSGLQGIPRPQLAGVAPMGAVRGASSPRPQEPITGPSLHGLLQELGRVQHSRQRAAKLFEWLIAPISPQQFFEQSWEKKPLLIQRHNPGYYQGLFSTATFDAILRDNDVQFGVNLDVTSYVDGTRETHNPAGRALPAVVWDFYRNGCSLRMLNPQAFSTTVWHFLSILQEQFGSMAGANTYLTPAGTQGFAPHYDDIEAFVIQLEGKKHWRVYGPRNDAEVLPQFSSCNFAQEVIGEPILETILEAGDLLYFPRGFIHQGDCLPDAHSLHITVSSYQRNSWGDLLEKLLPTALQMATEEDVAYRQGLPIDYLEYMGVLNSDVVDSRRGAFIERVQNLIKKLVDYAPIDAAVDQKAKLFLHDCLPPMLTEHERALSIHGVPARWEDGDVRDADIPIKKGTQVRLLRQGIIRLCNEGNGLLLYYTTENSRVYHKEEPKYLEIDPEFTDGIEFLLSSYPKYVCVETLPCDTLDDKISLATFLFEKGLLITKKPLVPI; this comes from the coding sequence ATGGAGGCCGCCGCACGTGTCTCCGCGCTCTGGGTCTATCGCTCCGCGGCGGGCCCCGGGCTCTCGGTCTCCCTGCGGAGCAGGCGCATAAAGAAGCGGCCTAAGCAGAGCAAGAGGGGGGTGCCTGGGGATTGTCCCGCTCCAGCGGGGCCCGGGAAGGGGGAGCAGCTCGGAGCCCCTCTACCCGGCCGGGGCGCAGCAGGAGGAAAGCTGGGAAGGAGCCggaaggggaagcagagagaggggTACTTGGCCCCCATGCAAAGCCAAACTTCGGGGCTGCAGGGAATCCCCAGACCGCAGCTGGCAGGGGTGGCACCAATGGGAGCAGTGAGGGGAGCTagcagcccaaggccccaggaGCCCATCACTGGCCCCTCTCTGCATGGCcttctccaggagctgggtcggGTCCAGCACAGCAGGCAGCGGGCAGCCAAGCTGTTTGAGTGGCTGATTGCGCCCATCTCCCCACAGCAGTTCTttgagcagagctgggaaaagaaaccTCTCCTGATCCAGAGACACAACCCAGGATACTACCAGGGGCTCTTCTCCACAGCCACCTTCGATGCAATCCTGCGGGACAATGATGTCCAGTTTGGGGTCAACTTGGATGTAACAAGCTATGTGGATGGGACAAGGGAAACCCACAAtcctgctggcagggcgctgcccgCTGTCGTATGGGATTTCTACAGGAATGGCTGTTCCCTGCGGATGCTGAACCCACAGGCCTTCTCCACCACAGTTTGGCACTTCCTCTCCATCCTTCAGGAGCAATTTGGGAGCATGGCTGGAGCAAACACATATCTGACACCCGCGGGCACACAGGGCTTTGCTCCACACTACGATGACATTGAAGCTTTTGTGATCCAGCTTGAAGGGAAGAAGCATTGGCGGGTTTATGGTCCTAGGAATGATGCAGAGGTGTTGCCACAGTTCTCGAGCTGTAACTTTGCTCAGGAGGTGATTGGAGAGCCCATTCTGGAGACAATACTCGAAGCTGGGGACCTGCTTTATTTCCCCCGTGGATTTATCCATCAGGGGGACTGTCTTCCTGATGCACACTCACTCCACATAACTGTTTCTTCATACCAGAGGAACTCCTGGGGAGATCTGCTGGAGAAACTCCTCCCAACGGCCTTGCAGATGGCCACAGAGGAGGATGTGGCGTACAGGCAAGGGCTCCCTATAGATTACTTAGAATATATGGGGGTCCTGAACTCAGATGTGGTTGATTCTCGCCGAGGTGCTTTTATAGAGAGAGTACAGAATTTGATAAAGAAACTGGTGGACTATGCACCAATTGATGCTGCGGTGGATCAGAAAGCTAAGTTGTTTCTTCATGACTGCCTCCCTCCCATGCTAACTGAACATGAAAGGGCACTGAGTATACATGGTGTTCCAGCCAGGTGGGAAGATGGAGATGTTCGTGATGCTGATATACCGATAAAGAAAGGGACTCAGGTACGGCTGCTCCGTCAGGGCATCATTAGGTTGTGTAATGAAGGAAATGGTTTGCTGCTGTATTACACAACAGAAAACTCAAGAGTGTACCACAAGGAGGAGCCCAAGTACTTGGAGATagatcctgagtttacagatggTATTGAATTTCTGCTTTCTTCGTATCCAAAGTATGTCTGCGTGGAGACCCTTCCATGTGACACCTTGGATGATAAAATCTCCTTAGCTACCTTCTTGTTTGAAAAGGGCCTGCTGATTACCAAGAAACCTCTGGTGCCTATATAA